AACACAGGCACGAGAACAACCCTACCAAAGAGAGATTAGTGGTACATGATGGACGTACATAAAATGTACTCGTAGTTGTTATATATATTTAATCCCCATTTTGATAGCCTTTGTCTCCGCTGAAACTGAAAGGATTAATCATTGCACGTAGCTAGCAATGTGAATTCAGATAGCACATAGTTGTGTGTGTCAGCAAGCCTGGCAGAATTCACAAGTCAGTATTATACATCAAAAgtaagaaaaagagaagaaggcaGAACTTTTCTGGAATTTTGCTATTTAGAGCTTATCCCTACACACACCAGAAACAATCTAACTTGCGCTTTATATTCCAACATTCATCTTGTTTGTCAATTTTCAGTGTGCCTAGGATGCAACAAACATATCCAATGATAAATACAACTAAGATTAAATCCACAAACACCAAACCATTAAACATACCAGTACAAACAACAATTTATCCAGTGGTAAATACACAATTCATAACTAAACACAACAAACTCCAATGACAAATATACAACAccaaaatcaattttgagaTAAAGGTAGCCGAGAGAGGAAATGAAATTGGTGAACGTACCTCCGAGGGCGGGCGGGTGGAAGGAGGCGTGGGAAGGGTTCTAGAAGGTTCCAGAGTCAGCGGCCAGAGCTTGGATCGGGGAGGAGCGGTGAGGGCGTAGTGGCGGTGGCCATCTGTGACGGTTAATCTAGGGAGGGAAGCACCCGCCTCCACGATTCCATTTCcaacgccggccggccgccaatgaacttggagaaatttgacaaaatgccaCAACTTTTTTTGGACTTTGTCCCAAAAGCACATCTTTCCTTGTGTTAGACAAAATGACACTTTTCTTTGAAACTTTTGACAAAATaccattttctgttttttaaaCACTTTTTTTCCATCTAGGCCCACATAACAGTTATTATTGGACGGATTCCCCCTTGTCGATTGAAGGACAATTACGACGAAGATGTGTTGGGTCGCTGTCGCATTTTAAGGATGATTACGAGGAAAATGGCAGGCATCTGTTTAAAAAGCCATGGCGTCTTAACCTCCGGCTGGTGGGACCTCTTTTAGGCCTGTCGAGCTTCACGGGCCGGGCCGATCTGTGCCTGGTGCCGTGCCTGGGCCGAGAAGAATCTGTTTGTACCGGGCTTCGCCAGATAAACACAGAGCCGGCCCGATACAGGCCCGGTCCGGCGGCTTTAGATCTGAGAATTATTATTCCCCCCTTGTCGATTGAAGGACCCAAATTTCAAGTCCCATCTGGCCATCTgcgagcagcggcgcgcgagCGTCCCCGGCGATCGTGAGGGAGCCGACGGCTTGCTTCTGGCGCCGACCCGCTCCTCGGTAGGTCAACGATGACTCAAGAGGGAGATGCGTCGGGGTCCAGAGCCCCTGCGCTCCGTCGCGGCCACGCCCGCCACGACGGCCCAGGTGCGTACGCGGCGGCAGTCCTCCGGCTCCCAATCGGCACGGACaaggaagagaaagaggagggcGGCTGGGAACCAGAGATCGAACAAACGGAAGAGTGCCAgtgaggaggagaaggaggaggaggtctcGTCTGCCGGAAGCTCTCCACTTCGCGAGCTCGACGTACCGGATGAGATCTATGATCTTGACGATCCGGAGATATGGAAAGTAATTGATAAGGCGCAAGCAGAAATCGATGCAAAATTAGGTTTGCTCTACAAGCCCTCTCGTTTCCTTCCATCATCGTGTATtccatttagtacaaaattcaTATGATACGTTTGGTACATTGGTGTTTACTTTGTATGTTTATCTTCTTATAGCTCGCCGCACGGCATGGGCCACGCTTAATATGCGCATGCTCAGAGGTAGCATGTGCGTACTTGATGATCCAAAGCTTGTTCCTGACCGTGAATCTGCAAGAAAGGCCGTGCTTAATGCTGCTCAATCTTTTGTTGGACTTACATCCTCTGTTGGTAATAACAGTGATACCTTGGCTATTTATTTACTAGCATCGTGAAAGCATAGTTTTGTGCTGACATTTTCATGAATTTGTAGGTGGTAAGCCGCTAGCACGATCCTGCGGTTTCTGGGTTCATTGGGATGAGGAGAAAAAGATTGGTACGGTTCTGACAACGTCACGTCTAATTTGCACCAAGTCCCCATCCAGGAGCGCCTGGTTAGGACAAGAAGAGTATGATATTGATGCTGAGGTGAGTTCTACAGATATTCTTAACTTGGCCCAACGCAGAAGTTATAATTTATTCTGCTATTATTTCTCGACATAGACATCCGTGCAATCTGCTAATCTTGGGGTTTTTGATGTATCTCTTGCTTAAGCAAGGAAATGCACAAGTTGTTAGGTTGCTGCTCGCTCATCAACGATGCAAACATAATAGTTCCTTTCCAAGACTACCAGAAATAGCATGCGAGTTCCATTTTTTGATAATAAATACCCAATTTTTATATTGCTCTTTCTCAGTTGATAATAATTTCCCTTCTGAATTGTCAAATTAAACCATCTAGGAACTGGC
This is a stretch of genomic DNA from Brachypodium distachyon strain Bd21 chromosome 1, Brachypodium_distachyon_v3.0, whole genome shotgun sequence. It encodes these proteins:
- the LOC100844947 gene encoding uncharacterized protein LOC100844947, giving the protein MRRGPEPLRSVAATPATTAQVRTRRQSSGSQSARTRKRKRRAAGNQRSNKRKSASEEEKEEEVSSAGSSPLRELDVPDEIYDLDDPEIWKVIDKAQAEIDAKLARRTAWATLNMRMLRGSMCVLDDPKLVPDRESARKAVLNAAQSFVGLTSSVGGKPLARSCGFWVHWDEEKKIGTVLTTSRLICTKSPSRSAWLGQEEYDIDAEVLVHLRGNTTEKAQLQYHQKHYDLAFFKVKVDKPVHILPFNDGVKHGDQVLELGRDEQSFLRICHGVGKNEILERKLA